The Roseomonas haemaphysalidis genome segment ATCACCGCGTCGGTCGCGCCGTCGCCGAACTTCAGGAAGGGCGTGAAGACCTTGCGGATGCCGGCCTTGTTTTCCTCGATCCGCTCGTCGGTCAGCAGCGGGCGCGCGTCATCACGGAAGGACGGGTCGCCGATGCGCGTGGTGCCACCGCCCATCAGCACGACCGGCTTGTGCCCGGTCTTCTGCATCCAGCGCAGCAGCATGATCTGCATCAGGCTGCCGACATGCAGGCTGTCCGCCGTGCAATCGAAGCCGATATAGCCGGGAAGGGGACCCTGCTTCAGCCGGGCGGTGAGGGCCGCCTCATCCGTCACCTGGTGAATGAAACCGCGCTGGCGCACGGTCTGCAGGAAGTCGTCCATAACCGGTCTGACCCATTCTTTACCCCCGGGGCCCTTCCGCCGGGGCTGCGGCCCTAGCACAGTGTAGCCATGCTGCGAACCATCGGCCTGATGAGTGGCACCTCGCTGGATGGCGTGGATGCCGCATGGGTGGAAACGGACGGAACGCGGATCGCGCGTTTCGGTCCGAGTCTCACCCTGCCTTATGACCCCGCGCTGCGGCGCGACCTGCGGAAGCTGCTGGACCTGGCCGGCAACATTCCGGGAGATGATCCCTTTCTGCTCGACTGCGAGCAGCGACTGACCGAACGCCATGCCGAGGCCGTGGAGGAACTGGGCCTGGAAGCCGACCTGATCGGCTTCCATGGCCAGACCATCCTGCACCGGCCCCGCGCCGGGCAGCCCGGCGCCGGCCGCACGTGGCAGATCGGCGATGCCGCGGCCCTGGCCCGGCGCGCCCGCATCCCTGTGGCCCATGATTTCCGCAGCGCGGATGTCGCCGCCGGTGGCCAGGGCGCGCCTCTGGTGCCGGTGTTCCACGCGGCCCTCGCCGCCACTCTGCCGAAGCCGCTGGCGATCCTGAACCTTGGTGGTGTTGGCAATGTCACTTGGCTGGGCGAGGACGGCGCGCTGGTGGCCTTCGACACCGGGCCGGCCAACGGACCACTGGATGACTGGGCCCGCCGCTCGACCGGCGAGGATTATGACCGGGACGGCCGTCTGGCCCTCGCCGGCCTTCCGGACGGCGCGGTGCTGGGCCAGTTGCTGGCGCATCCGTACTTGGCAGCGCCCCCGCCGAAATCGCTGGACCGCCTGGATTTCGACCGGGCCCTGCGCGACGCGGGGGCGGGCGAGCTGCCACCGGCCGACGGTGCCGCGACGCTCGCAACCTTCTGTGCTTGCGCTGTGGCTGCCGCCGCCCGGCATTTTCCTGCACCACCCTTGCAATGGCTGGTCGCGGGCGGCGGGCGCCGCAATCCGGCGCTGATGCGCGCGCTGGCCGGGGCCCTGCCGGAGCCGGTCCACCCGGTCGAGGTCGTGGGGTGGGATGGCGACGCGCTGGAAGCGCAGGCTTTTGGGGTCCTGGCGGCACGGGTGTGGCGGGGCTTGCCGCTGACGTTCCCGGGCACCACCGGCGCCCCGGGGCCCACGGTGGGCGGCCAGTTGACCGGCGTCAGCGGGCCGCTGGTCCCCGCCTGAATGAAAAGGGCCTGAACGAAAAAGGCCGGATGGCGTGATGCCTCCGGCCCCTTCAACCCAACGGGTGTCGTCGGTCAGTCGGCAGCCATCGCCATGCGGGTGCGGTTGAGCATCAGCTTCACATGCTCTTCCGTCGCATCGGCCACCTTCTCCGTTTGCGGCGGCGTGAAGACGTGCCCGGCGCTTTCCATCACGCGGTAGTCGATCTTGATTCCGCGCTGCGTGTTCAGCTTGTCCACCAGCTTGCGCACCGACGGTTCGGGGACGAGCTCGTCCTCCTGCCCGTGCAGGATCAGGCCAGAGCAGGGGCAGGGCGCGAGAAAGCCGAAGTCATAGTGGCTGGCGGGCGCGGAGATGGACACGAAGCCGCCCATCTCGGGCCGCCGCATCAGCAGCTGCATGCCCACATAGGCACCAAAGGAGTAGCCGGCCACCCACAGCATTGAGGCATTGGGGTTGACCGCCTGGATGAAGTCGAGCGCAGAAGCCGCGTCCGAGATTTCACCGATACCACCGTCGTAACGGCCCTGACTGCGCCCGACGCCACGGAAGTTGAAGCGCAGCACGGAAAAGCCCATGTCCTGGAATCGGCCGTACAAGGCATGCACGACCCGGTTGTTCATGGTGCCGCCGTGCAGCGGGTGCGGATGAAGCACCAGGGCCACGGGCGCGTTGGGCTGCTTGGAATGGTGGTAACGACCCTCTAACCGGCCATCCGGCCCGGCGAACATCACTTCAGGCATCGTTCCCTTGCATCCACTCGGTGGGCGCGGCAGCGCCCGTTTGGGAGGCCATGCCGGCGCATGCCACAGCAGCGGCACTCGCCGGGTTCATTGTCATGCCCAGGATCCCCCGTCGCACGCGGCATGCCCGGAAGCACCGTCGATATGCGCAGGGCGGGGGCGGCGGCCAGAAGAAGCCGTTTGTCCGCAGCCCGGGACAGGAAACACGACACTGAAGTCCGGAGCAGGCTTCCTCCTCCCCGGAACCATGCCAATATAGGCAAGGCGCCGCCGGATTCATAACAGATTTACAACACGGGCCTTGGTTTTGCGGGCAGCGGCTCCCGCGTATCACCTTTGGCTTCGGAAAGAGCATCGGCCATGCGGTTGTCTACACGCGGGCGATACGCCGTCATGGCGCTGGTCGAACTGGCGGCCCGCACCGGTTCAGGCGATGAACGCGATACCAGCCATGCGTTGAGCGAGGGGCTGCCCGATTGCGCGCCGGTCAGCCTGGTTGAGATCGCGGCGGCGCAGGAGTTGTCCGTGGCCTATCTGGAACAGATCTTTGGCCGGCTACGCCGGGCCGGGCTGATCGCCTCGGCACGGGGCGCGGGCGGCGGGTACCGGCTGGCGCGGCGCCCCTGCGACATCCCGATCGGCGAGATCATCGATGCGGTGGACGAGCCGATCTGCGCCACCCGCTGCGCCAGCGCCGCCGCCGGGTGCATGGGCGGCGGGCGTTGCCGCACCCACGACCTTTGGGACGAGTTGGGCGAGCAGATCCGGCTGTTCCTGCTGCACACGTCGTTGGCCGACGTGCTGGCTGGCGAGGTGCGCGGGCGTGCACGTCCACCGGCCCAGCCGCAGGAGGCCCTGCGGTGAGGACGCTGTACCTGGACGCCAACGCGTCCGAACCCCTGCGGCCCGAGGCACGGGCCGCCGTCGTCGCGGCGCTCGACGTCGTCGGCAATCCCTCCTCGGTGCATGGCGAGGGCCGGGCGGCGCGCCGCATTCTGGAGCACGCCCGGGCGCAGGTCGCCGGCCGCTTCGGGTGCCGGCCCCGCGACGTGGTGTTCACCGCCGGGGCGACGGAGGCGAATGCCCTGGCCATCCACGGCCTTTCGGCGGGACGGCGCATTCTGGCCGGGGCCACCGAGCACCCCGCCGTGCTGCGCGCCGCCCCCGGCGTGCTCACCGTGCCGGTGCTGCAGGACGGCCGGATCGATCTGGCGGCGCTGGAGGCCCTTCTCGCCGATGGGCCGCCGGCGCTGGTCTGCGTCATGGCGGCCAACAACGAGACCGGCGTCCTGCACCCGCTGGAAGACGTGATGCTGCTGTGCCAGCGCCATGGCGCCCTGCTGCACATCGATGCGGTGCAGGTGGCGGGCCGGATGCCCTTGTCGCTGGCGGCCAGCGGCGCGGATTCCATGGCGCTGTCCGCGCACAAGATGGGGGGACCCAAGGGCGCCGGGGCGCTGCTGCTGCGCCCCGGCCTCGACCTCGTCACGCTGCTGCCGGGTGGCGGGCAGGAGCGCGGCCGCCGCGGCGGCACCGAGGCGCTGCCTGCCATCGCCGGCTTCGGGGCCGCGGCCGAGGCCGCTGATCCGGCCGCCGCCGCCCGTCTGCTCCGGCTGCGCGACGGGATCGAGGCCGGCGCGGGCGTGCCCGTGCCGGGGCAGATGGCGCCCCGTCTGCCCAACACCGCGTGCCTGCTGCTGCCGGGCATGCCGGCGGAAACCCAGGTCATCGCGCTGGATATCGCGGGCCTGCGGGTTTCGGCCGGGTCCGCCTGCTCGTCTGGCAAGGTGGCGGCCAGCCATGTGCTGCTGGCCATGGGCCTGTCGCCGGCGGAAGCGGGCTCGGCCATCCGGGTTTCGCTGCCCTGGAACGCCCCGGACGATGCGGTGGAGCAGTTCCTGGCCGGCTATGCCGCCATGCGCCAGCGGATGGCCCGACGCGCTGCCTGAGGCTTTGAATGCGGCGCCGGCGCCGCCAATATGCGGTGCATGCGCAGCCGCCCGGTCTACCTCGACAATCATGCCACCACGCCGGTCGACCCACGGGTGCTGGCGGCCATGCGGCCCTGGTGGGAAGAGAACTTCGCCAATCCGCACAGCATCGAGCACGTGCTCGGCCGCGATGCCGAGGCGGCTGTGGAGCAGGCGCGCGCGGAGGTGGCGGCGCTGATCGGTGCCGAGGCGCGGGAACTCGTCTTCACCTCCGGTGCGACGGAAGCCAACAACCTGGCCATCAAGGGCGCCGCGCGCTTTGCCGCCGCCCAGGGCGACCCGCGCCGCCGCATCGTGACGCTGGAAACCGAGCATAGCTGCGTGCTGGCCAGCGTGCGGGACCTGGCGCAGGAGGGCTTCGAGCCGTTGGTGCTGCCGGTCGGCCCCGACGGGCGCGCTGTGCCGGAAGCCCTTCGGGAAGCCCTGCGGGTGCCGACCCTGCTGGTATCCATCATGGCCGTGAACAACGAGATCGGTGTGGTGCAGGACCTGCACGCCCTGGCGAGGATCGTGAAAGACGCGGGGGCATTGTTCCATGTGGACGCGGCCCAGGGCGCCGGCCGCATCCCGCTCAGCATGGCCAGCCTCGCCGCCGACCTTCTGTCGCTGTCCGGGCACAAGATCTACGGGCCCAAGGGGGTTGGGGCACTGTATGTGAGGCGCAGGCCCCGGGTGCGGCTCGCCCCGCTGTTTTCCGGTGGGGGGCAGGAGCGAGGCCTCCGGTCCGGTACGCTGCCCGCGCCCTTGCTGGTGGGCTTTGGTGTGGCCGCACGGATCGCCCGTCAGGAACTGGTGCAGGACGCTGCCCGCATGGAAGCGCTGCGCGACCGTTTCTGGGCGGCGTTGCGGGCGGAGGTGCCCGGCATTGTGCTGAATGGCAGCATGGACCACCGGGCCGCGGGCAATCTCAACATCGCCTTTCCCGGCGGGGTGACGGCCCAGGCGGTGATGGCGGGCTGCGCCGATGATGTCTGCGTTTCCACCGGCTCGGCCTGTTCATCTGCTGATATCGAGCCCTCCGGGGTGCTGCGCGCCATTGGCGTGCCGGCGGCGCTGGCACGGTCTAGCTTGCGGATCGGCATCGGACGCTTTACCTCGCCGGCCGACGTGGACCTTGCCGCCGCGGCCCTGGGCCGTGCCTGGCGTCAGGCCCTTTCCGAAACACGAGACGCGGCGGAGTAGAAAGACGGCGATGCCGAAGATGACCTTCATCGAACGTGATGGCACCCGGCGCGAGGTCGAGGCCCCGCTTGGCCTGTCCGTGCTGGAAATCGCGCACCGCCACGGCGTGGACATCGAGGGAGCCTGCGAGGGCAGCCTCGCCTGCTCCACCTGCCACGTGATCGTGGACTCCTCCTGGTTTCCCAAGCTGACCGGGCCGACCGAGGACGAGGAGGACATGCTCGACCTCGCCTTCGACCTGCAGGAAACCTCGCGCCTCGGTTGCCAGCTGATCATGACCGATGCGCTGGACGGGCTGGTCGTGAAGCTGCCGGCCGGCAGCCGGCACGCCTGAGCATGACGGGCTTCCGCTCGCCCTACGGCGCGCCCGGGGGGCTGACCCGGAAGCTTCACGAGGCCTGCGCCGCGCGGTGGGATGCCTATTGCTGGCATCCCTTCGTCCAGGGGCTGGCGGACGGCACCCTGCCGCTGCCCGCCTTCCAGCGCTACCTGGTGCAGGACTGGCTGTTCCTGATCCAGTTCGCCCGCGCCAAGGCGCTGGCCACCTTCAAGGCGGAAAGCCTGCCGGCGCTGCGCAGCAAGGCATCCTCGCTGAATGCGCTGCTGTCCGAGATGCAGATGCATCTGGGCTACTGCGCCGAATGGGGACTGTCGGAAGCGGACGTCCTCGCGGAAACCGAAGCGGCCGAGACGGTGGCCTATACCCGCTGGGTGCTGGACCGGGGCATGGCGGGCGATATCCTGGACCTCGAGGTCGCCTTGGCACCCTGCACCATCGGCTATGGTGAGATCGCGCTGCGCATCAATGCCGCGCCCGGCCGGCGGCGTGACGGCAATCCCTACGAGACCTGGATCGAGACCTATTCGTCGCCGGGCTATCAGGCGCTCGCCAGCGGTGCCGCGGACCGGCTGGACGCGCTGGGCGCCAGCCATGGTGGTGACGCGCGCTTCGCCAGCCTGTCCGCCACCTTTGGCGAGGCCGCCCGGCTGGAAGCCGCCTTCTGGCAGATGGGGTTGAACGCCGCGTCATGAGAATCCTGGTCGCCATGTCGGGCGGCGTAGACTCCTCCGTCGTCGCCGGATTGCTCAAGGAAGCGGGGCACGAGGTCATCGGCGCCACGCTGCAGCTCTACGACCACGGCGAGGCGGTGCAGAAGAAGGGCGCCTGCTGCGCCGGCCAGGACATCCACGACGCCCGCAACGTCGCCGACCGGCTGGACATCCCCCACTACGTCCTGGATCGCGAAAGCCGCTTCCGCAAGGCGGTGATCGAGGACTTCGCGGACGCCTATGCCCGTGGCGAAACGCCGGTTCCCTGCATCCGCTGCAACCAGACCGTGAAGTTCACCGATCTGGTGGACCTGGCCAAAGACCTGGGCGCCGAGGCCCTGGCGACTGGCCATTACGTCCGGCGCGTCGATGGCCCCGATGGCCCCGAGCTGCGGCAGGCAGTGGACCCGGCGCGGGACCAGTCCTACTTCCTGTTCGCCACCACGCCGGAGCAGCTGGCCTTCAGCCAGTTTCCGCTGGGTGGCTTTGCGTCCAAGGCAGAGGTGCGGGCGGAAGCCGCGCGGCTTGGCCTCGACGTCGCCGCGAAGGCGGACAGCCAGGACATCTGCTTCGTGCCGCGCGGCAACTACCACGAGGTCGTCGCCGGCATCCGTCCGGAGGCGGCTGAGCCGGGCAGCATCGAGCACGTGGATGGCCGCGTGCTGGGCACGCACCAGGGCATCGCACGCTTCACCGTGGGGCAGGGGCGCGGGCTGGGGCAGGCGTCGCGCGATGGCGATGAGCCTCTCTACGTCGCCGCCCTGGATGCGCCGCGCCGCCGCATCGTGGTCGGACCCCGCGCGGCGCTGGCGGTGGCGGAGGTGATGGTGGGCGAGGTGAACTGGCTGATCGCTCCACCCGGCGCGCCATTGGACTGCCAGGTGAAGCTGCGGGCGCGGGAAACGCCCCAGCCGGCGACGGTGACCTGGGACGCACCTTCCGCCACCCTGCGCGTGGCGTTGCGGGAGCCGGCGATCGCCGCACCGGGCCAGGGCTGCGTGTTGTATGCGGGTGACCGGGTGCTGGGTGGCGGCTTTATCCGCAGCGCGGCCAGGGCGGTTGACAGCAGCGGCAAGGCGGCCTAATTCGCCGCCCACCCGAGACGCCGCGGCGGCCGGGCAACGATGGTTTGGCGGTGTAGCTCAGCTGGTTAGAGCACGGCACTCATAATGCCGGGGTCGGCGGTTCAAGTCCGCCCGCCGCTACCATTCCTCCCTTTCCCAGGTCAGATCGCACTGCCTTCCAGCGGCGTCGTTCCGCGCGCATCCTCCGGCGGATTGGTGGCAGGCGCGCTCAATGGCTGGCCGCGCGTCGCATGCCAATGGCGCAGCGCCCAGCGCACGGAGGGAAAGGCCAGTTCGTCCCAGGGAATGTCCGTCCAGGCGAAGGGGCGCACCTCCAGGCTTTCCGGTCCGGCACCCCAGCCGGGCTCGGCCAGGCGGGCACGGAACAGCACCTGCACCTGGCCGATCCGGGCGATGGAATACAAGGCCAGCACGCCATCCAGCGCGATCCGCACGCGGGCTTCCTCCCAGGCTTCGCGTCGGGCCGCTTCCTCCACCGTTTCGCCGAGTTCCATGTAGCCGGCAGGCAGGGTCCAGAAGCCCGAGCGCGGCTCGATGGCCCTGCGGCACAGCAGCACGCCGCCCTCGGCCTCGACCACGGCGCCGGCGATGATCTTCGGGTTTTCATAGGCGATGAAACCGCATCGGGTGCAGGTCAGCCGTTCATGCTCGTCGCCATCGGGCTGGATGCGCTGGAAGCTTTGCTCGTCCATGCCGGAAGCCTGCGGCCACCCGCCGCCGCCGGCAAGCCCTCAGCACCAGTCCAGCGGGTCCGGGTACTCGGCGCGAAGAAAGGTGAGGCCGTCCGGCGGCGCGGTTTGTCCCGCCTTGGTGCGGTCGCGGCCATCCAGCACGGCGCGGGGCCAGGACACCGGCCGGCGCCCCAGGCCTACCTCGGCCAGCGTGCCGACCAGGTTGCGGACCTGATGATGCAGAAAGCTGCGCGCGGCGGTCCAGACCACCACCAGCTCCCCGTCCCGCACGACATCCAGCGTGTCCAGCGTGCGCAGGGCATCCTTGGCTTGGCAGGACGCGGCGCGAAAGGCCGAGAAGTCGTGACGACCCAGGAGGCGCTGCGCCGCCTCGTGCATCGCCGCCGCGTCCAGCGGTTGCGGCACATGCCACACGCGGCCGATCTCCAGCGCCGGGCGGGGCCGGCGATTGAGGATACGATAGCGATAGGCTCGCCCACGGGCGGAAAACCGTGCCGACCAGTCCTCCGGTGCACGGGCGACGCTCAGCACGGACACCGGGTGCGGCCGGCTGCGGGTGTTCAGCGCCTCGCGCAGCCGTTCCGGGGGGAGGTCCAGCGACAGATCCACCTGCACCACCTGGCCTTCGGCATGCACGCCCGCATCCGTGCGGCCGGACGCCACCGTTTGCGGGGTGACGCCGCCGTTCAGGGGAGCGGCCGCCTCTTCCAGCACCTGCTGCACGGACAGGCCGTTGACCTGTCGTTGCCAGCCGACAAAGGGGGCGCCGTCATAGGCCACCAGCAGCGCGTAGCGCGGCATTCAGCCCAGCACGGCGCCAGGGGGCAGCATGTAGCCGCGCAAGAATTCCCCGGCCGGCAGGGCGCCGCGCCCGGCCCGCTGCAGCCGTTCCAACCTCAGCACGCTTTCGCCGCAGGCGATGCGCGGCACGCTGTCCAGCACCGTTCCCGGCGCGGCGGCGGCGGTGGCGGGCTCGCTGCCGGCGGCCAGAAGGCGCAGCGTGTCCTCGCCATGCCGGAAAAAGGTGCCGGGCCAGGGGTTCAGCGCCCGCACCCGGCGCGCCAGGGCATCGGCAGGCTGCGTCCAGTCCAGCCGCCCGTCTTCCTTGCCGAGCTTGGGGGCATAGGTCACGCCGTCCTCCGGCTGCGGCACCGGCGCCGGCTGTTCCTCCAGCGCGCGCAGCGCCAGCGGGCCGCCCAGGGCTGCCAGGGCATCGTGCAGCTCGGGCGTGGTGGTCCGATCCGTCAGCGGTACGGCGGCGCGCAGCAGCATGGGGCCGGTATCCAGGCCCGCATCCATGCGCATGATGGTGATGCCGCTTTCGCTGTCCCCCGCCAGGATCGCCGCCTGGATCGGGCCGGCACCGCGCCAGCGCGGCAGCAGCGAGGCATGGATGTTGATGCAGCCGCGCCGGGGTGCCTCCAGCATCGCCGGAGGCAGGATCAGCCCGTAGGCGGCGACGATCGCGGCATCCAGGTCCAGCGCGGCGAAGGCGGCGTGCTCCGTGGCGTCCTTGCGGACGCGGGCCGGGGTGCGGACCGGCAGGCCCAGTTCCAGCGCCGCGCGGTGCACGGGGCAGGGGGTTTCCTTCTGTCCCCGCCCGGCCGGCCTGGGCGGCTGGCAATACACCATGACGATCTCATGGCCCGCCGCGTGCAGCGCCCGCAGCGCGGGTACGGAGAACTCCGGGCTGCCCATGAAGGCCAGGCGCAGCGGGGTCATTCCCGCTCCTGCGCCTTCAGCTCCTTGGCCAGCTTGCGCAGCAGCATGTTGCGCTTCAACGCGGAGATGTGGTCGACGAACAGCACGCCGTCCAGGTGGTCCAGCTCGTGCTGGATGCAGGTGGCCAGCAGGTCGTCGGCCTCCATCTCCTGCCTGCTGCCATCCAGCGCCAGCCAGCGCAGCTTGATGCGCGCGGGGCGCGTCACGTCGGCGTACTGGTTGGGCAAGGACAGGCAGCCCTCTTCCCGGGTCGCCTGCTCGCTGCTTTCGGCGACGATCTCGGGGTTGATCAGCACCAGGGGGTCGCGCTTGTCATCCTTCTGGATGTCGACCACCGCCATGCGCAGCATCACGCCGACCTGCGGCGCGGCCAGCCCGATGCCGGGCGCCTTGTACATGGTCGCCAGCATGCGGGGCGCGAGCTCGCGCACGGTGTCGAGGTCGGCGTCGCCCACGGCGCGCGTCTTGGAACGCAGGCGCTTGTCGGGGACCAGCAGGATGGGCAGCAGGGATTCGTCGGGCATGGAAGCGGTGCTGTAGCCGCCCGGCGCCCCGCGCTGCAACACCGTCCTCCCCTTGCAATGACACGTCGCGCGAACAAGATTTGCTGCTGCGGCGGGGTGCTTCGGGCCCCGCCTTCGTCTCGCTCTCGCATGAGGAGGCCTTGCCCGCCATGTCTCGCTCTTCGCTGTTCGGCTCGCCCTTGTTTCTCGGCTTCGACCATCTGGAACAGATGCTCGACCGCGTTGCGAAGAATTCCGATGGCTATCCGCCCTACAACATCGAGCAGACCGGCGAGAACCGCCTGCGGATCACGCTGGCTGTGGCAGGCTTCAGCATGGACGACCTGCAGCTCACGCAGGAAGACAACCAGCTCGTGGTCCGTGGCAAGCAGAAGGAGGACGGCGAGGGCCGCATCTTTCTGCACCGTGGCATCGCCGCCCGGCAGTTTCAGAGAGCCTTCGTGCTGGCGGAAGGCATCGACGTCGAGGGCGCGTGGCTGGACAACGGCCTGCTGCACATCGACCTCAAGCGCCCCCAGCCGGAAGTCCGGGTCAAGGCCATCCGCATCGGCATGCGGGGCCAGCAGGGCGGGCGGCCCCTCGTGCACAGCACGGCGGCCGATGACGTTTCCGGCACCTGACCGGGGGCCGGCCTTCTGCAAACCTTTTGGTTCTGCGGCGTTGGCTCCTGGTAGCGACGCCTGACAGAGCTTCACCGCGATGCGGCCTTTGGCCGGTCGCACGCCGCGCCCTTCCGGGGCGGCAACAGGAGTCACCGAGATGATCAACAAGGACCAGCCCACCCGCGAGTTCGACGCCGCCGACGCCCTGCGCCAGCTGGCACCCGCCGATTGGGCCCGCTTCGGTGCCGAACAGATGGCTTATATCCGCCCGGTGGTGGTGGATGGCGCGCATATCGTGGCGATCCATTCGGCCGACGGCACGCAGATCGGTGCCGCGCCCGATACCTCGCTCGCCGCGGCGGCCATTCTGCAGCATGAGATGGTGCCGCTGCTCGTTCACTGAGCCACCGGGACGGCTTGAAGAAAGGCCCCGGCCAGATATGGCCGGGGCCTTTTGCTTGTTCAGCTTTCGCGTGGCATGTCGCCGAGCGTCACCTGCATGTCCAGCACCGCCTTGTTGCGCTGCACGGCCAGCTTCAGGTCCGGGCCGGGCGCATGTTCCGCCACGCGGCGGGCCAGGGTGCGTCCGTCTGGCACGCTGCCACCATCGGCCTCAGTGACTAGGTCCCCGTGCCGCCGGGCTTTACCGCTGCACCGCCATCACCCGGGCGCCGGTTTGGCCGGACTGGTCGTCGGCCCCAGTTCCACGCCCATCCAGCCCCGCTGCACGCTGCCATGCTCCTTCAACTCCGCCACCACCTTGGAAGCAAGGTCGGACGGAATGGCGAAGCCGATCCCCACCGAGCCACCGGAAGGCGAGACGATCGCGGTGTTGACGCCGATCACGCGGCCATCTGTGCCGAACAGCGGGCCGCCGGAATTACCAGGATGGATGGCGGCGTCCGCTTGCAGGAAGTCGTCATAGGGCCCGGCGCCCAGGTCGCGACCCCGCGCGGAAACGATACCGGCGGTAACATTGGCCCCCAGTCCGAAGGGATTGCCGACAGCGAGGACCACATCACCCATGTGCGGCGGGGTGCCGGAACTCTTGAAGGCCACGATGGGCAGGGGGTGGGACGCCTCCACCTTGAACAAGGCCAGATCGGTGCGCTGGTCGGCGCCCACCAGCCTGGCGGGCAGTTCGGTGCCGTCCGGAAGTGTCACCTTCAGCTGCAACGCGCGCCCGGCGACATGGAAGTTGATGACCACGTAGCCGGCGGGGTCGATGACGAAGCCCGATCCCTCGCCCATGCGGCGGGGCTGGCTGCCGCTGCTGTCACCGTCCCGGCCGGGGGCAAGCCGTTCCAGCGGCGTGTCGCGCAGGGACTTGGGCATGCCGGTGTCGGCTTCGACGGTGCTGATGCGCAGCACGGTGGGGCTGACTTGGTCCACCAGATTGGCGAGGCCTGCCTGATTCCCGGCGGCCACGGCACGGGCAAGCGCCTGGGCGTGCGGCGCGAGCATCGTCGCACCGCCGTGCCGGCCAGCAATGCGCCGGCGAGCGACGGTGGGAAGGGCGGTTCGGGCGCTTCATGCAATCCTCTCGCAGCGATGCGGGCGTGATCCGCGCCGCATGGCTGGGCCTGGACAGCGCGCTTGATCCGTATCCATCACGAATCACGGGCGGGAAACATGGCGCTGTTACAATTCCCCCGGCGGGAAGCGCGCAAGGTGGTTGCCCTCCGGCTCGGGGGCAGCTAGATAGCGCGCCGCCAGCCGACGTAGCTCAGCGGTAGAGCAACTGATTCGTAATCAGTAGGTCCCCGGTTCAATCCCGGGCGTCGGCACCATCCTCCTTTCGATCACCGCGCCCGTTCTGGCAGCCGGCTCCGCGCAGATGGAAGCCCGCATGCGACTCAACTGGATGCGCGGTACCCAGGTCGGCCACATGGGGGTCGGCAACATGGGCGACCTGTTCGCGCCCATCCTGCTGGCGGCATTCACCGGCCAGCCTGTCCGTTACACATCGAGCAAGTCCTGGCACCGGCGCCTCATCACCATTGGCACGATCGGCCAGAAG includes the following:
- the def gene encoding peptide deformylase, which produces MPDESLLPILLVPDKRLRSKTRAVGDADLDTVRELAPRMLATMYKAPGIGLAAPQVGVMLRMAVVDIQKDDKRDPLVLINPEIVAESSEQATREEGCLSLPNQYADVTRPARIKLRWLALDGSRQEMEADDLLATCIQHELDHLDGVLFVDHISALKRNMLLRKLAKELKAQERE
- the truA gene encoding tRNA pseudouridine(38-40) synthase TruA, which codes for MPRYALLVAYDGAPFVGWQRQVNGLSVQQVLEEAAAPLNGGVTPQTVASGRTDAGVHAEGQVVQVDLSLDLPPERLREALNTRSRPHPVSVLSVARAPEDWSARFSARGRAYRYRILNRRPRPALEIGRVWHVPQPLDAAAMHEAAQRLLGRHDFSAFRAASCQAKDALRTLDTLDVVRDGELVVVWTAARSFLHHQVRNLVGTLAEVGLGRRPVSWPRAVLDGRDRTKAGQTAPPDGLTFLRAEYPDPLDWC
- a CDS encoding trypsin-like peptidase domain-containing protein — translated: MLAPHAQALARAVAAGNQAGLANLVDQVSPTVLRISTVEADTGMPKSLRDTPLERLAPGRDGDSSGSQPRRMGEGSGFVIDPAGYVVINFHVAGRALQLKVTLPDGTELPARLVGADQRTDLALFKVEASHPLPIVAFKSSGTPPHMGDVVLAVGNPFGLGANVTAGIVSARGRDLGAGPYDDFLQADAAIHPGNSGGPLFGTDGRVIGVNTAIVSPSGGSVGIGFAIPSDLASKVVAELKEHGSVQRGWMGVELGPTTSPAKPAPG
- a CDS encoding DUF1150 family protein, giving the protein MINKDQPTREFDAADALRQLAPADWARFGAEQMAYIRPVVVDGAHIVAIHSADGTQIGAAPDTSLAAAAILQHEMVPLLVH
- the fmt gene encoding methionyl-tRNA formyltransferase, which codes for MRLAFMGSPEFSVPALRALHAAGHEIVMVYCQPPRPAGRGQKETPCPVHRAALELGLPVRTPARVRKDATEHAAFAALDLDAAIVAAYGLILPPAMLEAPRRGCINIHASLLPRWRGAGPIQAAILAGDSESGITIMRMDAGLDTGPMLLRAAVPLTDRTTTPELHDALAALGGPLALRALEEQPAPVPQPEDGVTYAPKLGKEDGRLDWTQPADALARRVRALNPWPGTFFRHGEDTLRLLAAGSEPATAAAAPGTVLDSVPRIACGESVLRLERLQRAGRGALPAGEFLRGYMLPPGAVLG
- a CDS encoding Hsp20 family protein, with product MSRSSLFGSPLFLGFDHLEQMLDRVAKNSDGYPPYNIEQTGENRLRITLAVAGFSMDDLQLTQEDNQLVVRGKQKEDGEGRIFLHRGIAARQFQRAFVLAEGIDVEGAWLDNGLLHIDLKRPQPEVRVKAIRIGMRGQQGGRPLVHSTAADDVSGT